From Salvia splendens isolate huo1 chromosome 3, SspV2, whole genome shotgun sequence, a single genomic window includes:
- the LOC121794598 gene encoding ENHANCER OF AG-4 protein 2-like isoform X2 → MAPGRRRGAKGVKSKNDLGLGDLVLAKVKGFPAWPAKISRPEDWQRAPDPKKCFVQFFGTAEIAFVAPVDIQIFTNEAKNKLSARCQGKTVKYFAQAVKEICEEFEELQQKRSDVGDDNSIQTHPPEAHSVDPMVEEALDISQNNGIAPECKLETKEYDDPGSGLEHCPHKQDAVECQDVKPYLSDDVNRRLSAPVSLRKSNKISSNNNASKDSLSVSSPSHHFLKKEDPLDKRVKGRSTDGSQKKLTNGHRPKLAMGSKKKSPGAVHRSGGSAVSHDHKGDAMRRKFVSGEGMKLSSPDIRKLRLDIISQKKEKLSVKEKRQSEAVHDGQQDAKVNFESHSDAITWKKMKVQHGNEKKGSHTNEVSSPAKISKIADSSGPNVLDDKMPSKEPKRFTSVGKADVFQSIRPPIISNSESDNDLPPIKRHRQELETMCASALLSENRLETFVSDKTDKVLSSEVISPVVQLPMKRRSVRIYDDDDDELPKTPVHGGTTSKVSVPRLSDTKKKSVTHGEKFVHDLQVLRNSVEVENGLKDQVQYNGVMKKLLSPAAQQGMEKRTGDSSAHVSPSPQQMNSEKLAPMEVKPVSVSPKSPLQSVGGGRVSGELESKQPNKAPSSDFRKKTSAGDNKNAASSDRSNLFPNQLLSERSKQPSSGERKYTTLKSGSRINDSVVGASKENITSIKERLNASKDRKTSHTFDSITSDSVMSMKNLIAAAQARKKQTHFQNTHGNPFLFSIPDIEMAGRGPSPAPAALVYEARNTLQLDILGAHPISPSANLHQVQSSHQHENDELEERRVSSGHPGTGSSLSGGTEAAVARDTFEGMIETLSRTKESIARATRLAIDCAKYGLANEVVELLIQKLENEPSLHRRVDLFFLVDSITQCSHTQRGVSYVSTVQAALPRLVGAAAPAGAGAQENRRQCRKVLRLWLERKILPESILRRYMDDFGVVNDDTSIPLRRPSRAERSIDDPIREMEGMVVDEYGSNAMFQLPGFLSASVFEEEEDEDASDTSLHLKDDGASPSKDAPATGRDHENHSVTPSDRRHCILEEVDGELEMEDVSGHQKDERPTMTNDTIELASLDLKPDSGRESSSNTSSEWLPSPDGSPPLPPGSPPMTPPLPSSPPPPPPPPELPYSPPPPPPTIVQHPFPQPPVEPPQPPVGPAPQAGPTPPVGPPLRPADPSPTGPPLRPAGPSPPVGPPPHLHPPPPLGPHPPPFGPPPLLGPVPLISQQLFPSQPSLVSHNKTPLQSLPLSPRSSYRPHPLPREVSATPTGNQQTNVVSTIHGSHMDASVRGEVPPQQSSCFPPSGISNAREHVGYNSSRHVEYGEDDTYMNPQDSQHRQQYLPGSVPFAQRPVHPELPSQRPPNHFPYPNSAQQPQYPSYSLPNFADNPRRYIADEQWRKQGNDFIVDHPRGGWMPGGRSCSGPSYSQEGYHERPPSSTINYQHSAPNSLPSSGQMPGYTFARSMGFNMLQLRGCYLSG, encoded by the exons ATGGCTCCGGGGCGCAGGCGCGGAGCCAAGGGGGTTAAGTCGAAGAACGACTTGGGTTTGGGCGATCTCGTCCTCGCCAAAGTTAAGGGTTTCCCCGCTTGGCCTGCCAAG ATCAGCCGACCTGAAGACTGGCAGCGTGCTCCCGATCCTAAAAAGTGCTTTGTCCAGTTCTTTGGTACAGCAGAAAT AGCTTTTGTTGCTCCTGTGGATATCCAAATATTCACCAATGAAGCGAAAAATAAATTGTCAGCTCGATGCCAGGGTAAGACTGTTAAATACTTTGCTCAAGCGGTGAAGGAAATATGTGAAGAATTTGAAGAGTTGCAGCAAAAAAGAAGTGATGTTGGAGATGATAACAGCATACAAACTCATCCACCTGAGGCACATTCTGTTGATCCAATGGTAGAAGAGGCATTGGATATTAGTCAAAACAATGGGATTGCGCCAGAATGCAAGTTGGAGACTAAAGAGTATGATGATCCGGGCTCTGGCTTAGAGCATTGTCCGCACAAGCAAGATGCGGTGGAATGTCAAGATGTAAAGCCTTATTTGTCTGACGATGTGAATCGTAGGTTGTCCGCTCCTGTATCTTTGCGGAAGAGCAATAAGATCTCTTCAAACAACAATGCTTCAAAGGATTCACTATCAGTTTCTAGCCCTTCACACCATTTTCTTAAGAAGGAAGATCCTCTTGATAAAAGAGTAAAAGGCAGATCAACTGATGGTAGCCAGAAAAAATTGACAAATGGACACAGACCAAAGCTGGCTATGGGGTCAAAGAAAAAATCTCCGGGTGCAGTACATAGAAGTGGTGGATCAGCTGTTTCTCATGATCATAAAGGAGATGCGATGAGAAGAAAATTTGTTTCAGGTGAGGGCATGAAACTTTCATCACCTGATATCCGAAAATTACGATTAGATATTATTAGTCAGAAGAAGGAAAAGCTGTCGGTGAAAGAAAAAAGGCAATCTGAGGCAGTACATGATGGTCAACAGGATGCTAAAGTAAATTTTGAGTCACATAGTGATGCTATTACCTGGAaaaagatgaaggtccagcatgGCAATGAAAAGAAAGGGTCTCATACAAATGAAGTATCATCTCCTGCCAAAATCTCAAAAATTGCTGATTCTAGTGGTCCTAATGTTCTTGATGACAAAATGCCTAGCAAAGAGCCTAAAAGGTTTACATCAGTCGGGAAGGCTGATGTCTTCCAGTCCATTAGACCTCCAATTATTAGTAACTCTGAATCTGACAATGATCTCCCCCCAATAAAGCGCCATCGCCAGGAACTGGAAACAATGTGTGCATCTGCCTTGTTATCTGAAAATAGATTGGAAACTTTTGTATCAGACAAGACTGACAAAGTACTTTCTAGCGAAGTCATATCTCCAGTTGTGCAGTTACCGATGAAGCGTAGATCTGTCCGCatatatgatgatgatgatgatgagttgCCTAAAACTCCAGTTCACGGAGGAACTACTAGTAAGGTGTCTGTACCACGCCTATCAGATACAAAAAAGAAATCTGTAACACATGGTGAGAAATTTGTCCATGATCtccaagttttaagaaattcaGTTGAAGTTGAAAATGGGTTAAAAGATCAGGTACAGTATAATGGAGTGATGAAGAAGCTGCTATCTCCAGCTGCTCAACAGGGTATGGAGAAGAGGACGGGAGATTCATCAGCACATGTATCTCCTAGTCCACAGCAGATGAACTCTGAGAAATTAGCCCCAATGGAGGTTAAACCAGTTTCAGTTTCTCCTAAAAGCCCCCTCCAATCTGTTGGTGGTGGGAGAGTGTCAGGAGAACTGGAAAGCAAGCAACCCAACAAGGCACCTAGTAGTGATTTTAGGAAAAAAACTTCAGCAGGAGACAACAAGAATGCAGCATCGTCTGATAGGTCAAACTTATTTCCTAATCAATTGCTAAGTGAAAGAAGCAAGCAACCTTCTTCTGGAGAGAGAAAGTATACTACTCTGAAATCAGGTTCCCGGATCAATGACTCTGTGGTTGGGGCTTCAAAGGAAAACATCACGTCAATTAAAGAAAG GCTGAATGCTAGCAAAGACCGCAAAACAAGTCACACATTTGACTCAATAACATCCGACTCCGTCATGTCAATGAAAAATCTTATTGCTGCTGCTCAGGCGAGAAAGAAACAGACACACTTTCAAAATACCCATGGAAacccttttcttttttctattcCTGACATTGAGATGGCTGGACGGGGACCTAGTCCTGCACCTGCTGCTTTGGTGTATGAAGCAAGGAATACACTCCAACTGGATATTTTAGGAGCACATCCGATTTCTCCTTCCGCCAATCTTCATCAAGTCCAATCTAGTCATCAACATgagaatgatgagcttgaggaGAGGAGGGTAAGCTCTGGTCATCCAGGCACTGGGAGCTCTCTAAGTGGGGGTACTGAGGCAGCTGTTGCTCGTGATACCTTTGAAGGGATGATAGAGACACTATCAAGGACCAAAGAGAGTATTGCACGTGCAACTAGACTGGCAATTGATTGTGCAAAGTACGGACTCGCCAATGAG GTTGTGGAACTTCTTATACAGAAGTTAGAAAATGAACCAAGTTTACATCGCAGAGTGGATCTGTTTTTCCTTGTTGACTCAATAACCCAATGCTCTCACACCCAAAGAG GGGTCTCATATGTCTCTACTGTTCAAGCTGCGTTGCCCCGCCTCGTTGGAGCTGCTGCTCCTGCTGGTGCTGGTGCTCAGGAAAATCGTCGTCAGTGTCGGAAG GTCTTGCGTTTGTGGCTCGAGAGGAAAATCTTGCCAGAATCCATTCTTCGTCGCTACATGGATGACTTTGGAGTGGTAAATGATGATACATCAATCCCACTAAGACGCCCTTCCCGAGCTGAACGAtctattgatgatcctattagAGAAATGGAAGGCATGGTTGTTGATGAATATGGAAG CAATGCTATGTTTCAGTTACCTGGATTTCTGTCAGCAAGTGTGTtcgaagaagaggaagatgaggaTGCTTCTGATACGAGTTTACACCTGAAAGATGATGGTGCATCACCTTCCAAGGATGCACCTGCTACAGGCAGAGATCATGAGAACCATTCTGTTACTCCTAGTGATAGGCGCCATTGCATATTGGAGGAAGTTGACGGTGAGCTTGAAATGGAAGATGTTTCTGGACACCAAAAGGATGAGAGACCGACGATGACTAATGACACTATTGAGCTCGCTTCATTGGATCTCAAACCAGATAGTGGCCGTGAATCTTCTTCAAACACCTCCTCCGAGTGGCTTCCTTCTCCAGATGGGTCTCCTCCATTACCACCTGGATCTCCACCTATGACTCCACCATTGCCATCTtcaccacctccacctccacctccacctgaACTTCCATATTCTCCCCCACCTCCACCACCCACCATAGTCCAACATCCTTTCCCACAACCACCTGTTGAACCACCTCAGCCACCTGTTGGTCCTGCACCACAAGCGGGTCCAACTCCGCCTGTTGGACCTCCACTAAGACCTGCTGATCCTTCTCCTACTGGCCCTCCACTGAGACCTGCCGGTCCTTCTCCACCAGTTGGACCTCCCCCACATCTTCATCCTCCACCACCTCTTGGACCTCATCCTCCACCTTTTGGTCCTCCGCCCCTTCTGGGTCCTGTGCCACTAATTTCCCAGCAATTATTTCCATCTCAGCCTTCACTGGTTTCCCACAACAAGACTCCACTTCAATCACTGCCACTTTCTCCACGATCATCTTATCGACCTCATCCTTTACCACGTGAAGTTAGTGCCACACCCACT GGAAATCAACAGACCAATGTGGTTTCtactattcatgggtctcaTATGGATGCATCTGTTAGAGGGGAAGTACCACCACAACAATCATCTTGTTTTCCTCCTTCTGGGATCAGCAATGCACGAGAACATGTTGGCTATAATTCGTCTAGGCATGTGGAATATGGAGAGGATGATACTTATATGAATCCCCAAGATTCACAGCATAGGCAGCAGTATCTGCCTGGTAGTGTGCCTTTCGCACAAAGGCCTGTGCATCCTGAACTCCCATCTCAACGACCACCTAACCATTTCCCCTATCCAAACTCAGCTCAACAACCTCAGTACCCCTCTTATTCATTACCAAACTTTGCCGATAATCCAAGGAGATATATAGCTGATGAGCAATGGCGGAAGCAAGGAAATGACTTCATTGTGGATCATCCTCGTGGTGGGTGGATGCCAGGAGGAAGGTCATGTTCAGGTCCATCTTATTCCCAAGAAG GTTACCATGAAAGGCCTCCTTCTAGTACCATAAATTATCAGCACTCTGCCCCAAATAGTCTACCTTCGTCTGGTCAAATGCCAG GTTATACATTTGCGAGGAGTATGGGCTTTAATATGCTCCAACTGAGAGGTTGCTATCTATCAGGATAG
- the LOC121794598 gene encoding ENHANCER OF AG-4 protein 2-like isoform X6, producing MVEEALDISQNNGIAPECKLETKEYDDPGSGLEHCPHKQDAVECQDVKPYLSDDVNRRLSAPVSLRKSNKISSNNNASKDSLSVSSPSHHFLKKEDPLDKRVKGRSTDGSQKKLTNGHRPKLAMGSKKKSPGAVHRSGGSAVSHDHKGDAMRRKFVSGEGMKLSSPDIRKLRLDIISQKKEKLSVKEKRQSEAVHDGQQDAKVNFESHSDAITWKKMKVQHGNEKKGSHTNEVSSPAKISKIADSSGPNVLDDKMPSKEPKRFTSVGKADVFQSIRPPIISNSESDNDLPPIKRHRQELETMCASALLSENRLETFVSDKTDKVLSSEVISPVVQLPMKRRSVRIYDDDDDELPKTPVHGGTTSKVSVPRLSDTKKKSVTHGEKFVHDLQVLRNSVEVENGLKDQVQYNGVMKKLLSPAAQQGMEKRTGDSSAHVSPSPQQMNSEKLAPMEVKPVSVSPKSPLQSVGGGRVSGELESKQPNKAPSSDFRKKTSAGDNKNAASSDRSNLFPNQLLSERSKQPSSGERKYTTLKSGSRINDSVVGASKENITSIKERLNASKDRKTSHTFDSITSDSVMSMKNLIAAAQARKKQTHFQNTHGNPFLFSIPDIEMAGRGPSPAPAALVYEARNTLQLDILGAHPISPSANLHQVQSSHQHENDELEERRVSSGHPGTGSSLSGGTEAAVARDTFEGMIETLSRTKESIARATRLAIDCAKYGLANEVVELLIQKLENEPSLHRRVDLFFLVDSITQCSHTQRGVSYVSTVQAALPRLVGAAAPAGAGAQENRRQCRKVLRLWLERKILPESILRRYMDDFGVVNDDTSIPLRRPSRAERSIDDPIREMEGMVVDEYGSNAMFQLPGFLSASVFEEEEDEDASDTSLHLKDDGASPSKDAPATGRDHENHSVTPSDRRHCILEEVDGELEMEDVSGHQKDERPTMTNDTIELASLDLKPDSGRESSSNTSSEWLPSPDGSPPLPPGSPPMTPPLPSSPPPPPPPPELPYSPPPPPPTIVQHPFPQPPVEPPQPPVGPAPQAGPTPPVGPPLRPADPSPTGPPLRPAGPSPPVGPPPHLHPPPPLGPHPPPFGPPPLLGPVPLISQQLFPSQPSLVSHNKTPLQSLPLSPRSSYRPHPLPREVSATPTGNQQTNVVSTIHGSHMDASVRGEVPPQQSSCFPPSGISNAREHVGYNSSRHVEYGEDDTYMNPQDSQHRQQYLPGSVPFAQRPVHPELPSQRPPNHFPYPNSAQQPQYPSYSLPNFADNPRRYIADEQWRKQGNDFIVDHPRGGWMPGGRSCSGPSYSQEGYHERPPSSTINYQHSAPNSLPSSGQMPDRTCLPSTGGQHRRIPTQILWLYICEEYGL from the exons ATGGTAGAAGAGGCATTGGATATTAGTCAAAACAATGGGATTGCGCCAGAATGCAAGTTGGAGACTAAAGAGTATGATGATCCGGGCTCTGGCTTAGAGCATTGTCCGCACAAGCAAGATGCGGTGGAATGTCAAGATGTAAAGCCTTATTTGTCTGACGATGTGAATCGTAGGTTGTCCGCTCCTGTATCTTTGCGGAAGAGCAATAAGATCTCTTCAAACAACAATGCTTCAAAGGATTCACTATCAGTTTCTAGCCCTTCACACCATTTTCTTAAGAAGGAAGATCCTCTTGATAAAAGAGTAAAAGGCAGATCAACTGATGGTAGCCAGAAAAAATTGACAAATGGACACAGACCAAAGCTGGCTATGGGGTCAAAGAAAAAATCTCCGGGTGCAGTACATAGAAGTGGTGGATCAGCTGTTTCTCATGATCATAAAGGAGATGCGATGAGAAGAAAATTTGTTTCAGGTGAGGGCATGAAACTTTCATCACCTGATATCCGAAAATTACGATTAGATATTATTAGTCAGAAGAAGGAAAAGCTGTCGGTGAAAGAAAAAAGGCAATCTGAGGCAGTACATGATGGTCAACAGGATGCTAAAGTAAATTTTGAGTCACATAGTGATGCTATTACCTGGAaaaagatgaaggtccagcatgGCAATGAAAAGAAAGGGTCTCATACAAATGAAGTATCATCTCCTGCCAAAATCTCAAAAATTGCTGATTCTAGTGGTCCTAATGTTCTTGATGACAAAATGCCTAGCAAAGAGCCTAAAAGGTTTACATCAGTCGGGAAGGCTGATGTCTTCCAGTCCATTAGACCTCCAATTATTAGTAACTCTGAATCTGACAATGATCTCCCCCCAATAAAGCGCCATCGCCAGGAACTGGAAACAATGTGTGCATCTGCCTTGTTATCTGAAAATAGATTGGAAACTTTTGTATCAGACAAGACTGACAAAGTACTTTCTAGCGAAGTCATATCTCCAGTTGTGCAGTTACCGATGAAGCGTAGATCTGTCCGCatatatgatgatgatgatgatgagttgCCTAAAACTCCAGTTCACGGAGGAACTACTAGTAAGGTGTCTGTACCACGCCTATCAGATACAAAAAAGAAATCTGTAACACATGGTGAGAAATTTGTCCATGATCtccaagttttaagaaattcaGTTGAAGTTGAAAATGGGTTAAAAGATCAGGTACAGTATAATGGAGTGATGAAGAAGCTGCTATCTCCAGCTGCTCAACAGGGTATGGAGAAGAGGACGGGAGATTCATCAGCACATGTATCTCCTAGTCCACAGCAGATGAACTCTGAGAAATTAGCCCCAATGGAGGTTAAACCAGTTTCAGTTTCTCCTAAAAGCCCCCTCCAATCTGTTGGTGGTGGGAGAGTGTCAGGAGAACTGGAAAGCAAGCAACCCAACAAGGCACCTAGTAGTGATTTTAGGAAAAAAACTTCAGCAGGAGACAACAAGAATGCAGCATCGTCTGATAGGTCAAACTTATTTCCTAATCAATTGCTAAGTGAAAGAAGCAAGCAACCTTCTTCTGGAGAGAGAAAGTATACTACTCTGAAATCAGGTTCCCGGATCAATGACTCTGTGGTTGGGGCTTCAAAGGAAAACATCACGTCAATTAAAGAAAG GCTGAATGCTAGCAAAGACCGCAAAACAAGTCACACATTTGACTCAATAACATCCGACTCCGTCATGTCAATGAAAAATCTTATTGCTGCTGCTCAGGCGAGAAAGAAACAGACACACTTTCAAAATACCCATGGAAacccttttcttttttctattcCTGACATTGAGATGGCTGGACGGGGACCTAGTCCTGCACCTGCTGCTTTGGTGTATGAAGCAAGGAATACACTCCAACTGGATATTTTAGGAGCACATCCGATTTCTCCTTCCGCCAATCTTCATCAAGTCCAATCTAGTCATCAACATgagaatgatgagcttgaggaGAGGAGGGTAAGCTCTGGTCATCCAGGCACTGGGAGCTCTCTAAGTGGGGGTACTGAGGCAGCTGTTGCTCGTGATACCTTTGAAGGGATGATAGAGACACTATCAAGGACCAAAGAGAGTATTGCACGTGCAACTAGACTGGCAATTGATTGTGCAAAGTACGGACTCGCCAATGAG GTTGTGGAACTTCTTATACAGAAGTTAGAAAATGAACCAAGTTTACATCGCAGAGTGGATCTGTTTTTCCTTGTTGACTCAATAACCCAATGCTCTCACACCCAAAGAG GGGTCTCATATGTCTCTACTGTTCAAGCTGCGTTGCCCCGCCTCGTTGGAGCTGCTGCTCCTGCTGGTGCTGGTGCTCAGGAAAATCGTCGTCAGTGTCGGAAG GTCTTGCGTTTGTGGCTCGAGAGGAAAATCTTGCCAGAATCCATTCTTCGTCGCTACATGGATGACTTTGGAGTGGTAAATGATGATACATCAATCCCACTAAGACGCCCTTCCCGAGCTGAACGAtctattgatgatcctattagAGAAATGGAAGGCATGGTTGTTGATGAATATGGAAG CAATGCTATGTTTCAGTTACCTGGATTTCTGTCAGCAAGTGTGTtcgaagaagaggaagatgaggaTGCTTCTGATACGAGTTTACACCTGAAAGATGATGGTGCATCACCTTCCAAGGATGCACCTGCTACAGGCAGAGATCATGAGAACCATTCTGTTACTCCTAGTGATAGGCGCCATTGCATATTGGAGGAAGTTGACGGTGAGCTTGAAATGGAAGATGTTTCTGGACACCAAAAGGATGAGAGACCGACGATGACTAATGACACTATTGAGCTCGCTTCATTGGATCTCAAACCAGATAGTGGCCGTGAATCTTCTTCAAACACCTCCTCCGAGTGGCTTCCTTCTCCAGATGGGTCTCCTCCATTACCACCTGGATCTCCACCTATGACTCCACCATTGCCATCTtcaccacctccacctccacctccacctgaACTTCCATATTCTCCCCCACCTCCACCACCCACCATAGTCCAACATCCTTTCCCACAACCACCTGTTGAACCACCTCAGCCACCTGTTGGTCCTGCACCACAAGCGGGTCCAACTCCGCCTGTTGGACCTCCACTAAGACCTGCTGATCCTTCTCCTACTGGCCCTCCACTGAGACCTGCCGGTCCTTCTCCACCAGTTGGACCTCCCCCACATCTTCATCCTCCACCACCTCTTGGACCTCATCCTCCACCTTTTGGTCCTCCGCCCCTTCTGGGTCCTGTGCCACTAATTTCCCAGCAATTATTTCCATCTCAGCCTTCACTGGTTTCCCACAACAAGACTCCACTTCAATCACTGCCACTTTCTCCACGATCATCTTATCGACCTCATCCTTTACCACGTGAAGTTAGTGCCACACCCACT GGAAATCAACAGACCAATGTGGTTTCtactattcatgggtctcaTATGGATGCATCTGTTAGAGGGGAAGTACCACCACAACAATCATCTTGTTTTCCTCCTTCTGGGATCAGCAATGCACGAGAACATGTTGGCTATAATTCGTCTAGGCATGTGGAATATGGAGAGGATGATACTTATATGAATCCCCAAGATTCACAGCATAGGCAGCAGTATCTGCCTGGTAGTGTGCCTTTCGCACAAAGGCCTGTGCATCCTGAACTCCCATCTCAACGACCACCTAACCATTTCCCCTATCCAAACTCAGCTCAACAACCTCAGTACCCCTCTTATTCATTACCAAACTTTGCCGATAATCCAAGGAGATATATAGCTGATGAGCAATGGCGGAAGCAAGGAAATGACTTCATTGTGGATCATCCTCGTGGTGGGTGGATGCCAGGAGGAAGGTCATGTTCAGGTCCATCTTATTCCCAAGAAG GTTACCATGAAAGGCCTCCTTCTAGTACCATAAATTATCAGCACTCTGCCCCAAATAGTCTACCTTCGTCTGGTCAAATGCCAG ACCGAACATGTCTTCCGTCAACTGGAGGCCAGCATAGACGTATTCCGACTCAAATTTTGTG GTTATACATTTGCGAGGAGTATGGGCTTTAA